The genomic segment TATTTTTCTAGCCAATCAATGGTGTTATTGTCCATGTGATTTGTCGGTTCGTCCAATATGAGCAAATCGCAGGGGGATATTAACGCGCTTGCAAGAGCTACTCGTTTCTTCTGTCCACCGGATAAGTGATCCATCTTTTTGTTAAAATCGGTAACGCCTAGTTTGGTTAGAATTGTCTTAACTTGACTTTCATAATCCCATAAATCTAACGTTTTCATATCATTAGAGAGTGTGATAAGCTGTTGTTGCAAATGAGCATCTGAAGGATTGTGTTCAATTGCTTCAAGTGTTTCTTCATAGTTTCGAATGAGTTCCATAGAAGGAGAATTACCCTTAAATACCTGTTGAAGTACTGTAGATTCTAAGTCATAATCTGGATTTTGAGGTAAGTATTCAATTTTAATTCCTTTGGCATAGCTGAGATTACCAGAGTCAGCAGTTTCAAGTCCAGCAATTATTTTAAGCAGTGTAGACTTTCCAGTTCCGTTTACACCTATTAGACCTATTTTATCGGTATCAGTAACTGAAAAAGAAATATTCTCAAAAAGCTTTTTTATTCCATAACTTTTGCTTATATTTTCAATTGATATTAAGGTCATGTTTGTTCATCCTTTGACAAAATAATGTTTTACAATCTATTGTACCATAATTATGCAAACGATTAAAGTTGTAATAAAATGTATAAGGTGATAATATTGTAGGAGAAATGAAGAGCTTAAATATTCGAAAGGGATGGGTGTTGTGGATTACGATAAGAAAATAAGATGGATTCGTAATGGACATTATGTTATTAATTTTATAATTATATTATTTATTTCAATTATCATTTCGGAAACAACACTTAGAATTTGTGGAAAATTCGAGGCAAGAGAGTTTTTGGAACGTGCTCAATATTTGCCTTTAATACCTTGGCAGGTTCCCGTGTTCTGTGTTTTACTTATGATTATTTTTGCAATTTCTAATTTGGTTAAGAGTAAGTTTAGCCTTACACAACCAGTATTAATTAGAATTTTATGTGTATTTGACCTAATTATTGGGGTTAGTATAAGCTATTATTTAAATCTTAGCTATAAAGGTATTTTGTTACTCATTATAGCAAATATGATTTTGTATATCAAAGAACAACGATCAAGAATTATATTTATCATCATATCATTGATTATATATAGCTTCTTTGATTACGATGTTATTTCTATTAAATTAAACATGTTCTCAATCAATGAATACATAGATTTTTACCCCGATGTGCAAAGATTATATATATACAGTATTAAGAATGTTTTTACATCCTTAAATGAAGTAGGATTCATTGCTTTTATATTTATGCTCTTACAAGGTGAGATTAGTGAAAATCAGGCTATTAAAAAACTGAATTCAAAGCTTGAGATTACAGCAGATGAGCTTCGTACTGCAAATGAAAAATTAGAAGAATATGCAAGGGAGTCTGAAGAAATTGCTAAGATGAAAGAGCGCAACAGATTGGCGCGTGAAATTCATGATATTTTAGGTCATACGCTCACAAGTATAACCATGGGAATAGAAGCCTGTTTGGCCATATTTCCAATTGATGTTGAAAAGGCAAAGTGTCAGCTTGAGAAAATTTTAGACACTTCGAAAAAAGGTCTTCTTGATGTTAGGAGATCAGTTAGAGAGTTAAAAGTGGATACGCAGAAAGATTATTCATTGATAAAATCTATACAAAACTTAACAGAAGACATCAATGAATGTACTGATACAGTGGTCAAGCTTGAAATAGTTGGTGAAGTGATGAAGCTTAAAAATGATGAAAAGCAGACTATTTTTAGAATCATTCAAGAAAGTATTACAAATTCCATGAGGCATGGAAAAGCCAAACACATAGATGTAAATATTGAATTTGACTATTACAAAATAAACATACATATTGTTGATGATGGTATTGGATGCGAAACTATAAAAAGTGGATTTGGGCTTACACATATGCAAGAACGTGTAGATATGTTAAAAGGTAGTATCCATTATGAAGCGATTAAGAACAAAGGGTTTGAAACTAAAGTCAGTATTCCAGTGAGATGGGGAGATGCATATGATTAAAATACTTATTGTTGATGATCAAGAACTAATTAGACAAAGTTTGGAGTTAATGTTAAGTAGTAGAAGTCAATTTAAAATCGTAGGAACAGCATCAGATGGTAGAGAAGCCATTGCCATGACAAGAAAATTTAAACCAGACATTATTTTAATGGATATACGAATGCCTGAAATTGATGGTATAGAATGTATAAAGATCATCAAAGAAAATTACAAAGAAATAAAGATTATCGTCTTAACCACCTTCGATGATGAAGAATATATTTTTGAATCCTTTAAACATGGGGCAAATGGATTTTTATTGAAAGGTATTTCTATTAATGAGCTAGTACATACGATTGAAACTGTTTATAAGGGCGGATCTCTAGTGGAACCGAAAGTGGCTAGTAAAGTTTTAGCACTCTTTTCACAAATGGCAAAGTCAGATTATATTTCGAAAGTAGATAGTGTTGATATCAGTTCACTTAGTATTAATGAATTGAAAATCATTCAGTTTATTGGACGAGGTATGTCGAATAAAGAAATTACAATCAAGATGAATTTTAGCGAGGGAACCATTAGAAACTACATTAGCAATATTCTTACAAAACTGAATTTAAGAGATCGCACACAAATTGCTATTTTTGCAATTCAATCAAGCATCATGATAAGAGAATTCGAAGAGTAGGTATAAATTATGAATAGAAAAAGCAAAACTATTTTAATAAAAGCATTGGTAATATGTACTTTAATGAGTATTGTTTTTTTTGTATATCAAAAAAATAGAACAATTCATATTGAATTTGGACTTTTTGCTGGAAGTAATTGGAATGTACCAATATCAGAGTGCTATAAAATATATGATGAAGCAATTAGGGAATTTGAAAAAGAATATCCTAATATTAAAGTAACCTATAGAAGTGGTGCATTAAGAGAGGATTACTCAGAGTGGGTAGCTCAAAAGATATTGAATGGAAATGAGCCAGATGTTTTTATTGTGCCTGAAGAAGATTTTAATACATTTTCGTCAATTGGTATGTTAGAAGATTTAAATGCTTATATAGAAAAGGATCATGAATTTGAATTAGATGCTTTTTATGATAAAGCTTTAGAGGCAGGTATGTATGACGATAAAAGATACTCTGTACCAATGGAGATTGTACCCTCGCTTATGTGTGTCAATGTTACATTGCTTAACAAAGAGGGAATCGTGTTGCCAGAGAATGACTGGACTTGGGGAGAGTTTTATAAGATTTGCAAAGACGTAACAAAGGATACAGATGGTGATCATATCATCGATCAATTTGGTGTTTATGGTTATCAGTGGGATCAAGCATTTTATTCAAATGGACAAGTGCTATTTGATGAAAAAGGAAAAACGCTTCAATTTATGGATGCTGCTATGGTAGAAACAATTGATTTGGTAAAAAATTTGAATCAGTTAAATCTTGGTGTAAAGGTAACAGCTAAGGATTTTGACACGGGTAAAGTAGCGTTTAGACCCTTTACGCTTGCAGAATACAGAGCCTACAGAGATTACCCTTATAGCATAAAAAAATATTCGGCTTTTCAATGGAAATATGTGAGTTTTCCTAAGGGACCGGGTGGAGAAAACATTGCTGAATCAACGCCCTTATTAATTGGTATGAGTTCAAGGACGAAGGAAGGAAAGGCTGCATGGGAATTCATTAAATATTTAACCTATAATGTAGAAACCCAACTAAATGTTTGGGATTACACCAACGGTATGCCAGCGAATAAAAGGGCAGTAGAAAAAATATTTGAACGACAAAAAACAGGCGTTGCAGGGGTACTTGATTATGAAATGCTTTCAAACTTAATTGAAGATTCGGTGATTTCATTGAGGTTTAAAAAATACAATCAAATAAAAGAAGTCATTGATCAAATTATTTATTTGGGTATTATCGAAGAAAAAAATGCTGGACAATTGGTAAGAGATATAAAAAGAGAAGTGAACAAACAGTTATTAGAATAAAGCTAAAATTTTAGGAGATACTAGTTATTTCGGTGGTATTGGAAGAATTTGAGGCACATTAATTGGGGTGCTTGTTATAGCAGTACTTAACAATGGACTGAATCTAATGAATGTAAATTCCTTTTGGCAATCCATTGCCAAAGGACTTGTAATTCTTGTTGCAGTAAAAAAGAAAAATTAATATATTTATGTTGATTGATAACGCAATACTCAATATACTAAAGGTGCACAACACGCACCTTTTCGTTTCTGATTAGAGGAATGGCCATTTAATTTATCGTTCACTTCATTTATGAGTAATGACAATTGTCATATACAAACGATGACATTATTCTATAGTTTCACATTCCTAAATCATATACAATCTAGATATAAACATAAACCTAATAGGAGAGGTTAATTATTATGAAGCAAATCAGCAAAAGAATAATGGCAGTATTATTAATTGCAACATTTACAGCATTTATGTTTACAGCATGTAGTACCAAAGAGGTAGCAACAGACAAACCTACAGAAGGTACAGAAGCAACGGATGCACCAGAAGCAAAGCACTATAAATTTGGGGCTACATATATGACAATGAACAACCCATTTTTTGTCGCTTTAAATGGTGGTATTAAGGATGTAGTAGAAGCAAACGGAGACACTTTAATCGCATTAGATCCAGCTCTTGATGTCAGTAAACAAATTAGTCAAATAGAAGATTTAGTTGCTCAAGGTGTTGATGCAATTTTCGTT from the Firmicutes bacterium HGW-Firmicutes-1 genome contains:
- a CDS encoding DNA-binding response regulator, which produces MIKILIVDDQELIRQSLELMLSSRSQFKIVGTASDGREAIAMTRKFKPDIILMDIRMPEIDGIECIKIIKENYKEIKIIVLTTFDDEEYIFESFKHGANGFLLKGISINELVHTIETVYKGGSLVEPKVASKVLALFSQMAKSDYISKVDSVDISSLSINELKIIQFIGRGMSNKEITIKMNFSEGTIRNYISNILTKLNLRDRTQIAIFAIQSSIMIREFEE
- a CDS encoding sugar ABC transporter substrate-binding protein encodes the protein MNRKSKTILIKALVICTLMSIVFFVYQKNRTIHIEFGLFAGSNWNVPISECYKIYDEAIREFEKEYPNIKVTYRSGALREDYSEWVAQKILNGNEPDVFIVPEEDFNTFSSIGMLEDLNAYIEKDHEFELDAFYDKALEAGMYDDKRYSVPMEIVPSLMCVNVTLLNKEGIVLPENDWTWGEFYKICKDVTKDTDGDHIIDQFGVYGYQWDQAFYSNGQVLFDEKGKTLQFMDAAMVETIDLVKNLNQLNLGVKVTAKDFDTGKVAFRPFTLAEYRAYRDYPYSIKKYSAFQWKYVSFPKGPGGENIAESTPLLIGMSSRTKEGKAAWEFIKYLTYNVETQLNVWDYTNGMPANKRAVEKIFERQKTGVAGVLDYEMLSNLIEDSVISLRFKKYNQIKEVIDQIIYLGIIEEKNAGQLVRDIKREVNKQLLE
- a CDS encoding sensor histidine kinase, translated to MGVVDYDKKIRWIRNGHYVINFIIILFISIIISETTLRICGKFEAREFLERAQYLPLIPWQVPVFCVLLMIIFAISNLVKSKFSLTQPVLIRILCVFDLIIGVSISYYLNLSYKGILLLIIANMILYIKEQRSRIIFIIISLIIYSFFDYDVISIKLNMFSINEYIDFYPDVQRLYIYSIKNVFTSLNEVGFIAFIFMLLQGEISENQAIKKLNSKLEITADELRTANEKLEEYARESEEIAKMKERNRLAREIHDILGHTLTSITMGIEACLAIFPIDVEKAKCQLEKILDTSKKGLLDVRRSVRELKVDTQKDYSLIKSIQNLTEDINECTDTVVKLEIVGEVMKLKNDEKQTIFRIIQESITNSMRHGKAKHIDVNIEFDYYKINIHIVDDGIGCETIKSGFGLTHMQERVDMLKGSIHYEAIKNKGFETKVSIPVRWGDAYD